A window of Eubacteriaceae bacterium ES3 contains these coding sequences:
- the thiM gene encoding hydroxyethylthiazole kinase, which produces MLKEILENVRNTVPLVHNITNYVTVNDCANILIACGGSPIMSDEIEDVIDITAICGGLNINIGTLNTKTIPAMLAAGRKSNELSHPVVLDPVGAGASKLRTETANQLLKDIKFSVIKGNISEIKTLALGTGTTKGVDADVADTVTVETLAEVIAFANQFAKDMESVIVITGAIDIVADGKRACVIKNGHQMMSEITGTGCMLSTLLAAYIVANQDNIFEAVIAAVCSMGLCGEIAFQRMSQADGNSSYRNYLIDAVYNLDGDSLETGANYEIH; this is translated from the coding sequence ATGCTGAAAGAAATACTCGAGAATGTGCGTAATACGGTTCCACTCGTTCATAATATAACTAACTATGTAACGGTCAACGATTGCGCCAATATTTTAATTGCCTGCGGAGGTTCACCAATTATGTCTGATGAGATAGAAGATGTTATTGACATTACAGCTATCTGTGGTGGTCTTAATATTAATATTGGAACATTAAACACGAAGACGATTCCGGCTATGTTGGCTGCTGGAAGAAAATCAAACGAGCTCAGTCATCCAGTTGTATTGGATCCGGTAGGGGCTGGTGCTTCGAAACTTCGAACTGAAACGGCTAATCAGCTCCTTAAGGATATTAAATTTTCTGTTATTAAAGGAAATATATCAGAGATTAAGACATTAGCGCTGGGTACTGGGACGACCAAAGGTGTTGATGCTGATGTTGCAGATACTGTGACTGTTGAAACACTAGCAGAAGTTATTGCTTTTGCTAATCAGTTTGCAAAAGATATGGAATCAGTCATAGTAATTACTGGGGCTATAGATATTGTTGCAGATGGGAAAAGAGCTTGTGTGATAAAAAACGGGCATCAGATGATGTCAGAAATTACAGGGACAGGTTGTATGTTAAGTACGCTTTTGGCTGCCTATATAGTAGCCAATCAGGATAATATTTTTGAGGCAGTAATAGCGGCAGTTTGCTCTATGGGGCTTTGCGGAGAAATTGCATTTCAACGAATGAGTCAAGCTGATGGAAATTCAAGTTATCGAAATTATCTGATTGACGCAGTCTATAATTTGGATGGTGATTCATTGGAAACTGGGGCGAATTATGAAATTCACTGA
- the thiD gene encoding bifunctional hydroxymethylpyrimidine kinase/phosphomethylpyrimidine kinase, translating into MKKILTIAGSDSSGGAGIQADIKTITVHQMYAMSAITAITAQNTMGVYGVMEVSPECVGKQIDCIFKDIRPDAVKIGMVSSNEIIEVIAQKLKEYEAENIVVDPVMISTSGSKLLSDDAMEALITNLLPLGTVITPNISEAEVLSEIEIKDETDMLKAVKIISRSLNGAILVKGGHLGEDATDLLYKDGELNRFKSRRIETANTHGTGCTLSSAIACNLASGMGLSESVRKAKEFLTGALEADLDLGKGSGPLNHMYRLL; encoded by the coding sequence ATGAAAAAAATCTTGACTATAGCTGGGTCTGATTCAAGTGGCGGGGCAGGTATACAGGCAGATATCAAAACGATCACAGTACATCAGATGTATGCAATGAGTGCGATTACGGCAATTACTGCCCAAAATACAATGGGTGTTTATGGTGTCATGGAAGTTTCACCTGAATGTGTGGGAAAGCAGATTGACTGTATTTTTAAAGATATTCGACCTGATGCGGTTAAAATTGGGATGGTATCAAGTAACGAAATTATTGAAGTGATTGCCCAAAAGCTTAAAGAGTATGAAGCTGAGAATATAGTCGTTGATCCGGTTATGATCTCGACGAGTGGTTCGAAGTTGCTTTCGGATGATGCAATGGAGGCACTGATAACAAACCTTCTGCCACTTGGGACTGTTATTACTCCAAATATTTCCGAAGCAGAAGTATTAAGTGAAATCGAGATAAAGGATGAAACGGACATGCTTAAGGCTGTTAAGATTATAAGCCGTAGTCTGAATGGTGCGATCCTTGTAAAAGGTGGTCATCTGGGAGAAGATGCAACAGACCTTTTGTACAAAGACGGTGAGCTTAATCGTTTTAAGAGCCGAAGAATTGAAACCGCAAATACTCATGGTACAGGATGCACATTGTCATCAGCAATAGCCTGTAATTTGGCCAGTGGTATGGGGTTGTCGGAGAGTGTTAGAAAAGCTAAGGAATTTTTGACAGGGGCGCTGGAGGCCGATTTAGATTTAGGTAAGGGCAGCGGGCCCTTAAATCATATGTATCGATTGTTGTAG
- the thiE gene encoding thiamine phosphate synthase: MKFTEKDLLLYAVTDRAWLDGNTLANQVEKAIKGGATCIQLREKTLSDEEFLSEAVMIKEVCSRYRVPFIINDNVNVAINCSADGIHVGQKDMAVSEVRKKIGSKMLLGVSVQTVDQALEAERNGADCLGVGAVFATSTKLDADLVSQQTLKAICDTVSIPVVAIGGISKANMMELAGTGIDGVALVSAIFASRDIENECRALLSLSGKMVKM, encoded by the coding sequence ATGAAATTCACTGAAAAAGATCTGCTCCTATATGCTGTTACAGATCGCGCTTGGCTAGATGGAAATACTCTGGCAAATCAGGTTGAGAAGGCTATAAAAGGTGGTGCGACTTGTATTCAGTTAAGAGAAAAAACACTAAGTGATGAAGAATTCTTATCTGAAGCGGTGATGATTAAAGAAGTCTGCAGTCGTTATAGGGTGCCCTTTATTATCAATGATAATGTTAATGTTGCTATAAATTGTAGTGCCGATGGAATTCATGTTGGGCAAAAAGATATGGCTGTCAGTGAAGTACGGAAAAAAATTGGCAGCAAAATGTTACTGGGTGTTTCAGTACAGACCGTTGATCAGGCCCTGGAAGCCGAAAGAAATGGAGCTGATTGTCTTGGTGTCGGTGCAGTTTTTGCGACATCGACAAAGCTGGATGCAGATCTGGTCAGTCAGCAAACGCTTAAAGCTATTTGTGATACTGTTTCTATTCCCGTTGTTGCTATCGGGGGGATTAGTAAAGCAAATATGATGGAGTTGGCAGGAACGGGCATCGATGGTGTAGCGTTGGTGAGTGCGATCTTTGCGAGTCGTGACATCGAGAATGAATGTAGAGCATTACTGTCTTTATCAGGGAAGATGGTGAAAATGTGA
- a CDS encoding HAD family phosphatase, with product MKITGAIFDLDGTLFDSMFIWESVGSEYLISRSIEPEVGLDQKFKKMSIVEAAKYYQQVYGLTDSVQTIIDGVNQMIENIYASEVKLKPYVSEMLNIMNEKNIKICAATATDRYLVESTLKNHQIDEYFYSILTCTEVGAGKNLPVIYQQALELLGTDKASTLVFEDALYAMETAKNAGFTVAGVYDRSSSDESAQIIELCDEYITSYKEWSDKWL from the coding sequence GTGAAAATAACTGGAGCAATTTTTGATTTAGACGGTACTTTGTTTGACTCAATGTTTATTTGGGAATCTGTTGGTTCAGAGTATCTGATTTCTCGGAGTATAGAGCCTGAAGTGGGTCTTGATCAAAAATTTAAAAAAATGAGCATTGTTGAGGCTGCCAAATATTATCAGCAGGTCTATGGTCTTACAGACAGTGTCCAAACAATAATTGATGGTGTTAATCAGATGATTGAAAATATCTATGCAAGTGAAGTAAAGCTAAAACCTTATGTATCTGAAATGCTCAATATAATGAACGAAAAAAATATAAAAATATGTGCTGCGACAGCTACGGATAGATATTTGGTTGAATCAACGCTGAAGAACCATCAGATTGATGAGTATTTTTACAGCATATTAACCTGCACAGAAGTTGGGGCAGGTAAAAATTTGCCGGTAATTTATCAGCAGGCTCTTGAGCTATTGGGGACTGATAAGGCCTCTACACTAGTATTTGAAGACGCTTTATATGCTATGGAAACAGCTAAAAATGCAGGTTTTACAGTTGCGGGAGTCTATGACAGATCATCATCGGATGAAAGTGCTCAAATTATCGAATTATGTGATGAATACATAACGTCATACAAAGAATGGAGTGATAAATGGTTATGA
- a CDS encoding RNHCP domain-containing protein: MKYRRKAYYQNHPCQENFICKNCGKTIIPDGAGSQHRNHCPYCLSSLHVDECPGDRAANCSGLMEAISIWVRKNGEWAIIHRCRRCGHLSFNRIAADDNPIKLLSIALNPLANPPFPLESVDLGIEEKQSEMSGGLNHE, encoded by the coding sequence TTGAAATATAGAAGAAAAGCGTATTATCAGAATCATCCCTGTCAGGAAAATTTTATTTGTAAAAATTGTGGAAAGACAATTATTCCAGATGGTGCAGGAAGTCAGCATCGAAATCATTGTCCCTATTGTTTATCAAGTCTTCATGTGGATGAGTGTCCGGGTGATCGGGCGGCTAATTGCAGTGGGCTTATGGAAGCAATCAGTATCTGGGTGCGAAAAAATGGAGAATGGGCAATCATTCATCGTTGTCGGCGGTGCGGTCACCTGAGTTTTAATCGAATTGCCGCTGATGATAATCCTATAAAACTATTGTCTATTGCATTGAATCCATTGGCAAATCCCCCATTTCCTCTAGAAAGTGTCGATTTGGGAATTGAAGAGAAACAATCTGAGATGTCTGGAGGACTTAACCATGAATGA
- a CDS encoding methyltransferase domain-containing protein: MHLKKVFNEYSQDYDANRKYFIPLYETFYQAAVSLLNFKTQAPKILDLGAGTGLMSAFVLTAYPQAQITLIDQAGDMLDLARDRFAGNGNIQYIADDYLTHNYNEHFDGIVSALSIHHLEDQKKKQLYKNCFSSLKAGGIFVNADQVLSPDPQIETQIISIWHDFVKKSNVSQNELDSFYHRTSYDQTAPLFAQLNWLSELGFTKTDFIYKYLNFAVFFAIK; this comes from the coding sequence ATGCATTTAAAAAAAGTTTTTAATGAGTACAGTCAAGACTATGATGCCAATCGAAAATATTTTATTCCTCTTTATGAAACATTTTATCAGGCTGCGGTTTCTCTTCTTAACTTTAAAACCCAAGCACCCAAAATCTTAGATTTAGGTGCGGGAACAGGATTAATGTCAGCCTTTGTTCTAACCGCCTATCCTCAAGCTCAAATTACTTTAATTGATCAGGCCGGAGATATGCTGGATCTAGCTAGAGATCGATTTGCCGGAAATGGCAATATTCAGTATATTGCTGACGATTATCTCACACATAATTATAATGAACACTTTGATGGAATCGTATCTGCCTTATCGATTCATCACCTAGAGGATCAAAAAAAGAAACAGCTCTACAAAAACTGTTTCTCAAGCCTAAAAGCTGGTGGAATTTTTGTTAATGCCGACCAGGTTTTAAGTCCTGATCCACAAATTGAAACTCAAATCATTTCAATTTGGCATGATTTTGTTAAAAAAAGCAATGTCTCCCAAAATGAACTTGATTCTTTTTATCACCGAACCTCGTATGATCAAACAGCTCCACTTTTCGCCCAACTAAACTGGCTTTCAGAACTGGGTTTTACAAAGACAGACTTCATTTACAAATATCTCAACTTTGCGGTATTTTTTGCAATTAAATGA